The following DNA comes from Tunturibacter psychrotolerans.
TGAGTGCGGTAGGCGAGGATAGCGTCGAGCGGAGGACGGGAGAAAGATGCGCGGAGTTTTTTGTCGGGCATCTCGCCTAGCGAGTTGTAGTAGCTGTTGAAGAGCCAGTGGAAGTCGGGATGGTAGGGCTGGTAGCCAGCGGCAAACTCGCGGAGAACGAAGGTCTCGAAGAACCAGCTAGTGTGGGCGAGATGCCACTTCACCGGACTGGCTTCTGGACAGGACTGAACCATCATGTCTTCAGGTGATAACGGACGACAAAGATGCGTGGTCGCATGGCGAACAGCCTTGTAGCGGGCGAGGAGCGAAGTTGCTGCGGGGGTAGCTTCTACGATCTGGGACATGTTCTTCTCGCTTGGTGAAGAGATGGCGAACAAAGTTTTGATGCTTTGTTAGAATGCGAAGTTGCCGAAAAGGTTACCGGGGTTGAGGCCTGATTGATGCTTAAACGCTCGCTAGAAGCGGCTCAAAGCCGTTCCAGGGCTTTGACGGCTAAGGTTTGTTGATGACACCGAGATCGACCATGCCGTTCACAAAATATTGCACTGCGAGCGCCACCAGCAGCAAACCCATGATGCGGACGAGAATTCTGACACCGGTCTCTCCCAGACCGCGAGCGACGCGGTCGGAGTTTCCGAGCACGAGATAACAAATTGCTGCGGTAATGAAGATCGAAACCAGGATCGCCACCATCTGCCAGCGGGTCTGAGCCTGACCGACCAGTACCATGACGCTGGTGATCGATCCGGGCCCGGCCAGCATTGGGATTCCGAGCGGAACTATGCCAGCATCCTCTTTCTGTGCGGCTTCGGTGGTCTCCTCGGTCGACTCCTGCGTGGGCGATCGTTTGGCTTCGAGCATATCCAGGCCGATGAGCAGGAGGATGACGCCGCCCGCGATCTCAAAGGCTGGCAGCGTGATGCCAAACATTTTGAAGATGTACTGCCCCGCGACGGCGAATGCGCTGAGCACGACCAGCGCGGTAATGGAAGCCTTCCACGCCATCTTTCGTCGACGCGGCGCATCTGCCCCTGCGGTCACCGCGAGAAAGGTGGGCAGAGCAGCGAACGGATCGACGAGAAAGAAGATGGAGCTGAGCGCGAGAACAGAAAACTGAACGTACGCCGAATGCTCCAGCCCTCTGAGACTGACGGCATGTGGATTGAACATCACTCTCTATTCTCCCATGCCGGGCAGCCGTTATAATGGTCCTTCAACGCTTAGGAGCGTACGAATGCCCATACAGACCACCACGAACATCTGGCACAACGGGAACCTGATTCCTTGGGACAAAGCCCAGATCCACGTCATGTCCCACGTCGTTCACTACGGCTCGTCCGTCTTCGAGGGCATTCGCTGCTACGCGCAGCCGAACGCTGCCGGCATCTTCCGCCTGCCGGAGCACATGGCGCGACTGGTCGATTCGGCCAAGATCTACCGGATGCCGCTTCCCTACACCGTTGAGCAACTTTCGACCGCGGTGATCGATGTTGTGGAGGCCAATGGCGTCGCTCCTTGCTACATTCGGCCGATCGCGTTTCGTGGGTATGGGGAGCTCGGCGTTAATCCGCTGCGGTCGCCGGTTGAGGTCTATGTCGCCAACTATCCGTGGGGCAAGTATGTTCCCGGCACATCTGGCGCGGATGTCTGTGTCTCGAGCTGGAGCCGGTTAGCGCCGAACACAATGCCGGCGCTTGCCAAGGCGGGCGCGAACTACATGAACTCGCAGCTGATTCGCATGGAAGCCGAGATCAACGGCTACTCCGAGGGGATTGGCCTTGATACGAACGGCTACCTCTCTGAAGGCTCGGGTGAGAACCTGTTCCTGGTGCGCGGTGGCGTTCTCTACACCACACCGCTGGCAAACTCGGTGCTCAACGGAATCACGCGCAGCTCGGTTCTTACGCTGGCGAAGCAGCTCGGCATTGAAGTCGTCGAGCAGGCTCTCCCCCGCGAGATGCTCTACATCTGCGACGAGGCTTTCTTCACCGGTACGGCTGCTGAAGTGACGCATCTTCGTTCTGTCGATCGCATTCTTGTTGGCGACGGCACAATGGGCCCGATCACAAAAGCATTGCACGATGAGTTCTTCGGCATCGTGCATGGCACGCTTCCCGACCGCTACAACTGGCTGACTCCAGTCAATGTGAAGGTGGCAGAGCCTGTCGGCGTATAAGTAACCGCGTTGGTAACAAAAAGGAAAGGCAGCCATAGTGGCTGCCTTTTTCTTTTGCGATGCCGTTGCGCCGTTATTCCGGGGTAATGACCATCTCTTTCTTCGGTATCTTCGCTAGAAAATCTTCGCCAACTTGAATGTGCTGGTCGACCAGTCGCGAAGGTGTGTGAGCCAACCACTCTGCGAGGGAGATGTCTTCGTAGAACGGTGTTGGGAATACCTCAATAAACGTG
Coding sequences within:
- a CDS encoding MarC family protein, whose amino-acid sequence is MFNPHAVSLRGLEHSAYVQFSVLALSSIFFLVDPFAALPTFLAVTAGADAPRRRKMAWKASITALVVLSAFAVAGQYIFKMFGITLPAFEIAGGVILLLIGLDMLEAKRSPTQESTEETTEAAQKEDAGIVPLGIPMLAGPGSITSVMVLVGQAQTRWQMVAILVSIFITAAICYLVLGNSDRVARGLGETGVRILVRIMGLLLVALAVQYFVNGMVDLGVINKP
- a CDS encoding branched-chain amino acid transaminase; translation: MPIQTTTNIWHNGNLIPWDKAQIHVMSHVVHYGSSVFEGIRCYAQPNAAGIFRLPEHMARLVDSAKIYRMPLPYTVEQLSTAVIDVVEANGVAPCYIRPIAFRGYGELGVNPLRSPVEVYVANYPWGKYVPGTSGADVCVSSWSRLAPNTMPALAKAGANYMNSQLIRMEAEINGYSEGIGLDTNGYLSEGSGENLFLVRGGVLYTTPLANSVLNGITRSSVLTLAKQLGIEVVEQALPREMLYICDEAFFTGTAAEVTHLRSVDRILVGDGTMGPITKALHDEFFGIVHGTLPDRYNWLTPVNVKVAEPVGV